One Osmerus eperlanus chromosome 2, fOsmEpe2.1, whole genome shotgun sequence genomic window, ACAGTGTGGGCACTTTCCAAAAATGTGCCCTTATGTCTAATGATTTGGATTTACTGGAGGGTTGTAAGCAACATGGAAATAATGCATGTCTTTCTGAACCCATGGCTGAATTTGTAATTTTGTGGCCAGCACGTATTATTTAAAAATGATAAAACTGTAAACAGCTGTTGCCTGCTTCTGGTCTAAAGCATACAGAAGGTAAGATAAATTAAAGAATTACTTAATTCACTGACTCATTTATCCTCCGTACAGGTCGCTATAACCTTGCATTGCCAGTGGTGAGTTGCACCAGCTGTGGCGCGACATGGTCCCCCACCATTAAGGACATCCATGATGGTGGATACTGGCCTGGCACAGTTAATTTCTGCACCCTCTTTGCCACTGATGTCTTTCAGTCTTTCTTACTTAAGGCATATGTCCATATGCTTGACAAGAGAACAGTGCACTTTGGAAGAGTACGTATAAATGTTTTTTGCAACATCAGTTTTAATGGTGACTCTAacatatacaaatatattttgattaaaatCTTTGCTGTGTTTTCCTTAAACCTACAAGACTGGCAAAATATCAGCTGATACCTTCAGCAAAAGCTTCTCGGAGTGGGTTGCTGTAAGGTTTCAGGTGGAGAAGATATGTCAGGAGACATATCTTCTACACCCTGCCTGCACTCCAGAAATGCTTGCCGTCTCCGTTGATGGAAACCGCAAGCTTTATCGCTTTAAATCAAATGCAAGGTACTCTACATTACGTATGACATGTATGGATTAATATAACCCTAACATAGTCCTGATGAACAGTTTATCAAATATGAATATGTAAAACATTTCTTTGAAAACCACTGTATTGTGTCAGCACTTCAGAGCACAGCAACTTTGAAGACATCTTCATTTTAAAAGATGAGGAGGTTGCTGACTTTGTAAGCCACGTCCACAGACGGACAAGTCATGTACGTAGAATTATTTTTGTATCATTGCTGACATGTTACTATTTTAGTGTAATTATAAATAATTTTTGCAGTCATAAATCAAAGTTATTTATTGTTCTGTAAACAGAACACAGTCTAGACCTGTCACTATTAGTAGATGTTGCCAGTAACAACCCTGATACGGTTTGATCAGTCATACTGGATGTCATTTATGTTTTAATTTGAATGTATAGGTGTCAGAAAAAGGGGCTTGTGGATCTTCAGCTTGGACAGCAGCTAAGGAGTTATCCAGGAAGTCCACCAGCAAACTGGATGAGGAGGGGCTTTCGGTCATGCATGCAAAGGCACACACTGGGAAATGCGAGGTATATGGTAGCTTTAATTACAAATTTAGTGTTAGTTTGAGACCTTTTTCTGGTAAGATGGAGTGAATTTAGCAGTAACTATGTGTTCACTTCTTTACAGATTAAATGGGGAGGCGCTTTTCAGGAAGGTGCAGGCTCAACAATTGGAGAAGAGGTTGAGCAAGTGAACAGTTTCCTGTCCAGAGCAGCCATCACAACCAAGTACATGTCTAaagcaggtatgtgtgtgtatgtgttccatCCAATCTCCTGTTAAATAATAACTATTTTTACACACTGGCCTTGAATTTAGGTCGAACAGACATGCTGACCCTCCTGGCTTGGGGGTGGAATAAAAGGAAAGTGGAGAACATGGGCCGCACTTTGAGCCAGAGATACCTTAAGGTTAATTTGAACCTTGATATTGATATCATAATGAGAAAAACACTAGTAATGTAAAGACATACAAAGGCAAGGGATTGACTTTATTAATGTAATTATTAGACTGTAAGGATGCTTAAGGAACAAGTTGAGAGCCTGGATGATACCAAAGATGAGCTGGGCGTAGATGACAGCACAATGCAGTCATGGGTGTGTGATGTGCAGCAATGGGCTGAAGGTGAGTTGTCTTAATGAAAGGCTATATGGCTTACTTTATAGGTTGATGTTGAATTATGTTATATATAAATGATGTTATAtagcacacacagtacagctgTGTGCATGTCATCAAGGTCCCTGGAAAGGGCCATGGAGTTACATGGCCCCACCAACTTAAGGGGacatacagaaatacacacCCTAATATTTATGTGATTGTGAATATTATTGTCCTTTTGAAAGGGTCAGTGTACTAATCCCTAGATAAGAACTGCTTAAAACAAACAGGTTGCTGAATTGAGTGATTTTAGTTGTATGTATACTGTGACTCTCATTTAGAAACTCATCAGAGTGATGGCAGCCTTGGGGCATTACAGGCACGAATAGAGGAGCTTGCTGTGATCATCAAAGTGCGAAGCCAAAATCTCTACAGACAAACTGGTACGTCAGTTTCCTTGAAATATGCACTTTCACACTTTAACATTAAGAAAACTTATTTGGTATGTAACAGAGTTCAGCAAACAGAATTAAATCTTATCCAGATTAACTTAAGCAGGATGTGATGCTTATTGTTGCAACCCAATTAAACACTGCAAAAAGTGTCACAATAGGAATTCTAGTCtaaatgtatacagtacataGTGAAGTGACAGACAGTGACTGAAATGTGCCATTCTTTATGATGTTTTTTAGATAGCAACAAGAGACGCCACAAAATTCGAAAAGTCATTTTGGATGAGAAGAAACGCTTGTCAACTGCCGTTGATGACTACAACAAGCTGGCTGAACCACCTTTACAGATTGTGTCACTTGATGCCATCCTCCAGACTGACACGTGGCCTTGGCAGAACATAAGACGTGAAAATTAGTtttctattatttattttttacttataATGTAGGCTATGCTGTTTTAACAAATACTCATTATCTCTATGAAGTAGTGGCATATCAGGACCATAGCTTTTCAAGTTGTTACAACTATAATATCTTCCCTTCTGATGTCGATGAATTGAATTTGCAGTTGCTGCAGACCTTCAGACCAAAAGGAAGGTGTTTGAGAAGGTGATGGCTGTGAGGCgcctgaaggaggaggaaatgcTCCTTTGCAAAGAAATGCAGCAGCATTGGACAGTGATGAAGGCACAACATTTGAAGCTGGGAACTATCTCCTCCAACTGTAAGTACATCTCTTTTTTTACGTAACTATTTTAGCTACAACCACTTGCATCCATATTTGGTTTGCTGCCAGACTGGTCTGCGACTAACGCTGTCCTTTCCCTTTTGAGTATGTTTGAACTTTATTGAACTTCATTTGTTGTTTCATTATCAACTTTTAGAATTGCATGTTAATaatattatgaaatgtaatcatTTTTACAGCTTCTTTTGCTGACATGTCTGAGGATGCACAGAAGGGACTACGGTGTCTGGTGCTTAAAAAGCAAACAGAGCTGAAAGCACAAATGCTGAAAGTGAAGGACTACTACAGCAGAATCCTCAGCCACCAACCGCTCCTGGACATAgactcggaggaggaggagatgccaGAAGAAAATGATGCAGCTGACAGTGATTTCAGCACTTCTGACGAGGACTAAGTGTGTCTAGTTATGTTGCCAATTTCACCTGTAGGTCACACCTATGCTCTTCTTGATTAGTTGTGTATCTgattagattattttttttttttctgtttccaatgttaagACTGTCTGCTTTGATACTGCAGTTTTGACATACTACTTCATAATTTGACCTTTGACATATGCAATATTTTCATATGCAATGTTTAACTTTGTGTAATTTTGTACATAATATGAGCTCATCTTAATGTTGAAACCTGTATCAAAAATATGACTAAAACATCTTTCTATCACTTAAGAATTATTTCTACGGTggaaccttttctctctctggctgacaTATATTTTCAGATTATTTTAATAGTTAATAAATCACTCCATAGTCATGCACTTAAATATATTTTAGGACTGCTCTCAAGATACATACCCAGTAGATCCGTAAGGACGTTCCTGTGGCACTGTACTTTTAACAGTTCCAAAAGCCAGGAcaa contains:
- the LOC134037063 gene encoding uncharacterized protein LOC134037063, coding for MLAVSVDGNRKLYRFKSNASTSEHSNFEDIFILKDEEVADFVSHVHRRTSHVSEKGACGSSAWTAAKELSRKSTSKLDEEGLSVMHAKAHTGKCEIKWGGAFQEGAGSTIGEEVEQVNSFLSRAAITTKYMSKAGRTDMLTLLAWGWNKRKVENMGRTLSQRYLKTVRMLKEQVESLDDTKDELGVDDSTMQSWVCDVQQWAEETHQSDGSLGALQARIEELAVIIKVRSQNLYRQTDSNKRRHKIRKVILDEKKRLSTAVDDYNKLAEPPLQIVSLDAILQTDTWPWQNIRLAADLQTKRKVFEKVMAVRRLKEEEMLLCKEMQQHWTVMKAQHLKLGTISSNSSFADMSEDAQKGLRCLVLKKQTELKAQMLKVKDYYSRILSHQPLLDIDSEEEEMPEENDAADSDFSTSDED